In Gammaproteobacteria bacterium, one DNA window encodes the following:
- a CDS encoding amidohydrolase family protein: MININSSFNSKSLIALILCQIVSFNAFSHDGEDHGGPETLVPGLPECQILAAARLFDGINFPQDNMAVLIEGDKIKQVGALTELSGSCANQINLGDATILPGFIESHAHINFQSVSKNAVLEHGITTVQDTGGVLQAQEGGQGTLRLMTVGPIIQAVGGYPLNVFGGGDGGYDKIGIQVASTTEAEKVVTDLVAGGATAIKMALEPGGETGAPWMQPHDGLVPVTPWPMLSQDIANAIVAKAHALGKRVLVHAGENTGFERALNAGIDEFAHIPCSEISEELLQRAVDQGITFVTTIDTLASCVNTATGKGIHSNTMSLASKGAKFIYGSEIGHDNVPWGINGEELHMILHLTSGESIDFSDVVNVIKAATSKAGEHLGLAPLGTLMPGAPADVIAVKGNPFQKFKLLEYPQLVISGGRTIVNKFINQSSAASIDCFLTWAEGKYPELLSPAGAATVVSGLYSYRYYSKNQIYVGVAATDNHVYFMKQADGLLQDEGPLANWLPVSGCQ; encoded by the coding sequence ATGATAAATATAAATTCCAGTTTTAACAGTAAGAGCTTAATTGCGCTGATTCTTTGCCAAATCGTCAGTTTCAACGCATTCAGTCATGACGGAGAAGATCACGGCGGCCCGGAGACGCTGGTGCCCGGTCTGCCGGAATGCCAAATACTGGCGGCCGCCCGGCTGTTCGATGGCATCAATTTTCCGCAAGACAATATGGCGGTACTGATCGAAGGCGATAAAATCAAGCAAGTGGGCGCTTTGACCGAACTCAGCGGATCGTGCGCCAATCAGATCAATTTGGGCGATGCGACCATTTTGCCCGGATTTATTGAGTCGCATGCGCACATTAACTTTCAGAGTGTTAGCAAAAATGCCGTGCTGGAACACGGTATAACGACCGTGCAAGATACCGGTGGTGTATTGCAGGCTCAGGAAGGCGGTCAAGGGACGCTGCGGTTGATGACCGTTGGTCCCATTATCCAAGCAGTCGGGGGTTATCCGCTGAATGTATTTGGCGGGGGCGATGGCGGTTATGACAAAATCGGCATTCAGGTCGCTTCAACAACTGAGGCTGAGAAGGTTGTCACCGATCTGGTTGCCGGCGGAGCAACTGCAATCAAAATGGCGCTGGAGCCGGGCGGCGAAACCGGCGCACCTTGGATGCAACCGCACGATGGCCTGGTACCGGTTACTCCCTGGCCGATGTTGTCGCAAGACATAGCCAATGCCATTGTGGCCAAGGCGCATGCTTTGGGTAAGCGTGTGCTGGTACATGCGGGTGAGAATACCGGTTTTGAACGAGCGCTGAATGCCGGCATCGATGAATTCGCGCATATTCCTTGCAGCGAAATTAGTGAAGAGTTATTACAACGCGCCGTGGATCAAGGCATTACTTTTGTGACCACCATCGATACGCTGGCATCTTGTGTGAATACTGCTACCGGCAAAGGTATTCACTCCAATACCATGAGCTTGGCAAGTAAGGGAGCGAAATTTATTTATGGTTCCGAAATCGGCCATGACAATGTGCCTTGGGGAATTAACGGCGAAGAGTTACATATGATATTGCATCTGACCAGCGGGGAATCGATCGATTTTAGCGATGTGGTCAATGTCATCAAAGCCGCGACATCAAAAGCGGGCGAACATCTGGGCTTGGCGCCATTGGGCACGCTGATGCCGGGCGCTCCGGCCGATGTGATTGCAGTCAAAGGTAATCCATTCCAGAAATTCAAGCTTCTGGAATATCCGCAATTGGTCATTTCCGGCGGACGCACGATCGTCAATAAATTTATCAATCAATCATCAGCCGCCAGTATTGATTGTTTTCTTACTTGGGCGGAAGGGAAGTATCCCGAGTTGTTGTCGCCGGCAGGTGCTGCAACTGTAGTTTC
- a CDS encoding PEP-CTERM sorting domain-containing protein, whose product MKKTVIKNTLKYALLLAGMASLPAMAHIGYGGRDFGSFAGIAGESQTRSGQSVTGNFGWVDGTDADWGDSHRLRAYRFHLDNDADVKISFHDQVFGTALGGINPGFSLYSGLAHLAPFKADHDGAAGSIAIRDAVGGVGLTEGSFRTLTNWSITNDDNDPASVFTYIGSAYDGSVDYGSGVIPGGDGLADHQVAKVFHLTAGDYSIFVGGTDYASQSVLPLPLYGVEGMVSVVPEPETYAMLLAGLGLLGASTMRRRGRHL is encoded by the coding sequence ATGAAAAAAACAGTAATAAAAAATACGCTGAAATATGCATTGTTGCTTGCCGGTATGGCATCGCTGCCGGCAATGGCGCACATCGGTTACGGCGGTCGTGATTTCGGATCTTTTGCCGGAATTGCCGGAGAATCGCAAACCCGCTCGGGTCAATCGGTTACCGGTAACTTCGGCTGGGTCGATGGTACCGATGCGGATTGGGGTGATTCCCACAGATTGCGCGCATACCGATTCCATCTGGACAATGATGCCGACGTGAAAATTTCATTCCATGATCAAGTTTTTGGTACCGCGCTGGGCGGCATTAATCCCGGTTTTTCACTTTACAGCGGATTAGCGCATCTAGCGCCATTCAAAGCCGATCATGATGGTGCAGCTGGTTCTATCGCCATTCGCGATGCGGTGGGTGGTGTCGGTTTGACGGAAGGTTCTTTTCGCACGTTGACCAATTGGAGTATCACCAACGACGACAATGATCCAGCCAGTGTCTTCACGTATATCGGTTCTGCTTACGACGGCAGCGTCGACTACGGTAGCGGTGTCATTCCCGGCGGTGATGGTTTGGCGGATCACCAGGTTGCCAAAGTCTTTCATTTAACCGCAGGCGACTACTCGATATTTGTCGGCGGCACCGATTACGCCAGTCAGAGCGTGCTGCCATTACCTTTGTACGGTGTGGAAGGCATGGTGTCAGTGGTGCCGGAGCCGGAGACTTATGCCATGTTGCTGGCAGGTTTAGGGCTACTGGGCGCTAGCACAATGCGCCGTCGCGGCCGTCATTTGTAA
- a CDS encoding amidohydrolase family protein: MWSRISAGKYFDCLHYTRYLFAVVLMFFLSLVHALAQEPVSSALLLHAARVFDGNEMRNGLSVLVKNGRIAEIKPRASFKADDEMKIIDLGDATLLPGFIELHAHLSYQKVPADTVLKHGITTIRDLGGPVHQPYGGEGGLRVLTSGPIITAPHGYPIVNLGAENIAIAVTGEEEARAAVRRLIDQGAVVIKIALEPGGETGAPWSSHHGHAHHGSAHADPHPAHTASHSPAAWPMLPEATVKAIVDEAHRHRRKVSAHVAETAGVRIALNAGVDEWAHMPCDLIPESLLKQAKAQNITIVGTLDTLSKCAGIARNAAIWAELGGELLYGAEIAHPDIPWGIDAQELMHLMHMAKMKLPDALRAATAKAGQHLGLPLLGTIQPGAPADLIAIQGNPAQHLKRLEYPGLVISGGRIIVNHFIFPD, translated from the coding sequence ATGTGGTCACGAATCTCTGCCGGTAAATATTTTGATTGCTTACATTACACGCGTTATCTTTTTGCTGTAGTGCTGATGTTTTTTCTTTCCCTTGTACACGCGCTGGCGCAAGAACCGGTTTCTTCAGCGTTACTGCTGCATGCCGCGCGAGTTTTCGACGGGAATGAGATGCGCAACGGACTGTCGGTGCTGGTAAAAAACGGGCGGATTGCTGAGATTAAGCCGCGTGCGTCCTTTAAGGCTGATGATGAAATGAAAATTATCGATCTGGGCGATGCCACGTTGTTGCCGGGTTTTATCGAGTTGCATGCGCATTTGTCTTATCAGAAAGTGCCGGCGGATACTGTCTTGAAGCACGGGATTACCACCATCCGCGATTTGGGCGGACCGGTGCATCAGCCCTATGGCGGAGAAGGCGGTTTGCGCGTGCTGACTTCAGGCCCGATTATTACCGCGCCGCACGGTTATCCGATTGTTAATCTGGGTGCCGAGAATATTGCAATCGCTGTTACCGGTGAGGAAGAAGCGCGCGCGGCTGTGCGCCGTCTGATCGATCAAGGCGCAGTTGTTATCAAGATCGCACTCGAACCCGGCGGCGAAACAGGGGCGCCTTGGTCGTCGCACCATGGTCATGCGCACCACGGTTCGGCGCACGCCGATCCACACCCTGCTCATACAGCTTCCCATTCACCGGCGGCATGGCCGATGTTGCCGGAAGCTACCGTTAAAGCCATCGTCGATGAAGCGCACCGGCATCGGCGCAAGGTATCCGCGCATGTGGCCGAGACGGCCGGTGTGCGTATTGCATTGAACGCCGGAGTCGACGAATGGGCGCATATGCCGTGCGACTTGATTCCCGAATCGTTGTTGAAACAGGCTAAAGCGCAGAATATAACCATCGTCGGCACACTCGATACATTGTCGAAATGCGCCGGGATTGCGCGCAATGCCGCTATCTGGGCGGAACTTGGCGGCGAACTGTTATACGGCGCGGAAATTGCCCATCCCGACATACCCTGGGGGATCGATGCTCAGGAGCTGATGCATCTGATGCACATGGCGAAAATGAAACTGCCGGATGCTTTGCGCGCTGCGACAGCAAAAGCCGGTCAGCATTTGGGGTTGCCGCTGCTCGGCACAATCCAGCCCGGTGCGCCAGCCGATTTGATCGCCATACAAGGCAACCCGGCACAGCACTTGAAACGTTTGGAGTATCCCGGTCTCGTGATTTCCGGCGGCCGGATTATCGTCAACCATTTTATTTTTCCAGATTAG
- a CDS encoding glucuronyl hydrolase, with protein MSLTLTADDQLLSTSEMIGALESMFRRMEMIDNFCAHDFPLYSLRDTNTWMISSGGSWTGGFWGACWWLRAKMTESADDQRKAAAICRRLAAKIPADSGYRSLIFWYGAALGDIWFHDTQAHALAQESIAALACSFNPKLNCIPLGTAMGGLAKGDQSVSVDNFAALIQLLCSSEQNLHHYIAQHHAETTLTACRRSNGAFHASAYFDERGFLPEDQAGIWSRGQAWAMLGLSRAALRWGEPYLSHAKAACEYWQSSRPDYLPLNRLDQLEQLEDPSAAVIASLAMLSLARLLPDENEWRMHAHRQISAVIRSCYFTGFMTDSDHKNGSASVFWGCCYKTGQNREELVESVWGNFFLMAALAALTGFVDPLHC; from the coding sequence ATGTCCCTAACGCTAACCGCTGATGATCAGCTATTAAGTACCAGCGAAATGATCGGTGCGCTGGAATCGATGTTCCGCCGCATGGAAATGATCGATAATTTTTGCGCGCATGATTTTCCACTTTATTCTTTAAGGGATACCAATACCTGGATGATTTCCTCCGGCGGCTCCTGGACAGGGGGATTCTGGGGAGCGTGCTGGTGGTTGCGGGCAAAAATGACCGAATCGGCCGACGATCAACGCAAAGCGGCCGCGATCTGCCGGCGGCTGGCGGCAAAAATTCCTGCCGATTCCGGCTACCGCAGTTTGATTTTCTGGTATGGCGCAGCCTTAGGGGACATCTGGTTTCATGACACGCAAGCGCATGCACTGGCACAGGAATCGATTGCCGCGCTGGCGTGTAGTTTTAACCCCAAGTTGAACTGTATCCCGCTCGGTACGGCAATGGGCGGTCTTGCCAAAGGCGATCAATCGGTTTCTGTCGATAATTTTGCCGCTTTGATCCAATTACTGTGCAGTAGCGAACAGAATCTTCATCACTACATCGCGCAGCATCACGCGGAAACGACATTGACCGCATGCCGCCGCAGCAACGGCGCATTTCATGCGAGCGCGTATTTCGATGAGCGTGGATTTTTACCGGAAGATCAAGCCGGCATATGGTCACGCGGCCAGGCTTGGGCAATGCTGGGACTAAGTCGGGCAGCGCTGCGCTGGGGAGAACCTTATTTAAGTCATGCGAAAGCCGCGTGCGAGTACTGGCAAAGCTCCCGTCCGGATTATTTGCCGCTCAACCGCTTGGATCAGTTGGAACAGCTCGAAGATCCGTCGGCGGCGGTGATTGCATCGCTGGCGATGCTGTCTCTGGCGCGTTTGCTGCCCGATGAAAATGAATGGCGCATGCATGCGCACCGCCAGATTAGCGCGGTCATCCGCAGCTGCTATTTCACCGGATTCATGACAGATTCGGATCATAAAAACGGATCCGCCAGCGTGTTTTGGGGGTGCTGCTATAAAACCGGACAAAACCGGGAAGAATTGGTCGAGTCGGTATGGGGTAATTTCTTTTTGATGGCTGCGCTTGCCGCGCTGACTGGTTTTGTCGATCCCCTTCATTGTTAA
- a CDS encoding alginate export family protein has protein sequence MLLKQAIFQQQSNCALFTAALWQRHDSCGAMARIMAAGLKVLFFYCIVAALLSADSLFAASAEKPLGQINQYLRINGEFLSSYESWNYFRPESAVNNTYDLWILRSRLGLMLSSAFADGFAQAQYSGLYGLPDDAVSSSNGALGLGAAYFLANQTTDASNIFLKQGYINFKFGAWGLPGASIKTGRFELIEGMEYSSGVEKFDAIKRRRIAERLVGGFNAIYVGRSFDGFSAGYDQPGYNLTVSGVRPTQGNLTVQGQKEIGDINMLYAALTSKKDSVLPGTEGRLFYLYYDDQRDARVIDNRPLSARPLLNDEKLSIHTIGAHVLSLQQFESGSLDALLMGAYQFGDWTNLTHQAWSIGAEAGYQWHKLPLKPWLRAVYYRSSGDDNARDGRHQTFFSAVPSGRLYAKFPFFNQMNIQDMFLEIIVSPAAKTQVNINLHQLSLANANDLLYGGLGAALKSGAFGYSGNSAHGHGDIGQLVDIAFTHHYSKHLTWRLYFGHAFGGSAMKSIFPGKSDASSFLIDFNLVF, from the coding sequence ATGTTATTAAAGCAAGCGATTTTCCAGCAGCAGTCAAACTGCGCATTGTTTACAGCTGCGCTATGGCAGCGTCATGATTCGTGCGGTGCAATGGCGCGCATTATGGCAGCCGGCCTGAAGGTTTTGTTTTTTTATTGCATCGTGGCGGCATTGTTATCCGCGGATAGCCTCTTTGCGGCCAGCGCGGAGAAACCGCTCGGTCAGATCAATCAATACTTGCGCATCAATGGCGAATTTCTGAGCAGTTATGAATCCTGGAATTATTTCCGCCCGGAATCTGCAGTTAACAATACCTACGATTTGTGGATATTGCGCTCGCGGCTCGGTTTAATGCTTTCCAGCGCTTTTGCGGACGGTTTTGCGCAAGCGCAATACAGCGGTTTGTATGGACTCCCCGATGACGCGGTTTCATCTTCGAACGGCGCGTTAGGACTTGGTGCGGCATATTTTCTGGCGAATCAAACCACCGACGCGAGCAACATTTTTCTGAAACAGGGCTACATTAATTTCAAGTTCGGCGCATGGGGGTTGCCGGGGGCTTCGATAAAAACCGGCCGTTTCGAGCTGATCGAAGGCATGGAATACAGCTCGGGTGTGGAGAAATTCGATGCGATCAAAAGAAGGCGTATCGCCGAGCGGCTCGTCGGCGGGTTTAACGCCATTTATGTCGGGCGCAGCTTCGATGGTTTCTCGGCGGGCTATGATCAGCCTGGCTACAACCTGACCGTCAGCGGCGTTCGCCCGACGCAGGGTAATCTCACCGTGCAAGGGCAAAAAGAAATCGGCGACATCAATATGTTGTACGCCGCGTTGACCAGTAAAAAAGACAGCGTGCTGCCCGGCACCGAGGGTCGTTTGTTTTATTTGTATTACGACGATCAGCGCGATGCGCGGGTGATCGACAACCGCCCGTTATCCGCCCGGCCGCTGTTGAATGATGAGAAACTCAGCATTCATACCATCGGCGCGCATGTGTTGTCGTTGCAACAATTCGAATCCGGCAGTCTCGATGCCTTATTGATGGGTGCGTATCAGTTCGGCGATTGGACCAATCTAACGCACCAAGCCTGGTCTATTGGTGCGGAAGCCGGCTATCAGTGGCACAAGCTGCCGCTCAAACCGTGGTTGCGCGCTGTGTATTACCGCAGCTCGGGCGACGATAATGCGCGCGACGGCCGCCATCAGACATTTTTCTCGGCGGTGCCGAGCGGGCGTTTGTACGCCAAGTTTCCATTCTTCAATCAGATGAACATTCAGGATATGTTTCTTGAAATCATCGTATCGCCCGCAGCCAAGACACAAGTCAACATTAATCTGCATCAGTTATCGCTGGCCAATGCCAACGATCTGCTCTACGGCGGGCTTGGCGCGGCGTTGAAATCGGGCGCCTTCGGTTATTCGGGAAATTCCGCTCACGGTCATGGCGATATCGGTCAATTGGTCGATATCGCCTTCACGCATCACTACAGCAAACACTTGACCTGGCGGCTTTATTTCGGCCATGCCTTCGGCGGTAGCGCGATGAAAAGCATTTTTCCGGGCAAAAGCGACGCCAGCAGTTTTTTGATCGATTTTAATCTGGTTTTTTGA
- a CDS encoding alpha/beta hydrolase has product MEFITSRDGAPIACWRHGSGTPLLLVHGTSGDHSTWTPVLAGLQQHFTVWTMDRRGRGHSGDTARYALERESEDIAAVVNALGSNVHLLGHSFGGLCALEASLLTTNINKLILYEPSISLAGSGWSAELETRLQTLLDQGDREESLLLFFRDLLKTPDHELAALRTGSSWPIRLAAAHTILRELQSIDRYAFAAQRFQALQNPVLLMVGGNSHPRRYATAEKLQQSLPDNRIGILPGQQHSAMRTAPDLFVQHVLEFLTQ; this is encoded by the coding sequence ATGGAATTCATTACTTCCCGCGACGGCGCGCCGATCGCATGCTGGCGGCACGGTAGTGGAACGCCGCTGTTGCTAGTGCACGGCACGAGCGGCGACCACTCCACCTGGACACCGGTGCTTGCCGGACTGCAACAGCACTTCACCGTGTGGACCATGGACCGGCGCGGCCGCGGCCATAGCGGCGATACCGCCCGCTACGCGCTGGAACGGGAAAGCGAGGATATCGCCGCGGTAGTGAATGCCCTCGGCAGCAACGTCCATCTTCTCGGTCATTCGTTTGGCGGCCTTTGTGCGTTGGAAGCTTCGCTTCTGACTACCAACATCAATAAACTCATTTTGTACGAACCCTCGATTTCGCTCGCCGGCAGCGGCTGGTCGGCGGAACTGGAAACACGCCTGCAAACTCTGCTCGACCAAGGCGATCGCGAGGAATCCCTGCTGCTGTTTTTTCGCGATCTGCTGAAAACACCGGATCATGAGCTGGCCGCATTGCGGACCGGATCGAGCTGGCCCATCCGGCTCGCCGCCGCGCACACCATCTTGCGCGAGCTGCAAAGCATCGACCGGTACGCTTTCGCCGCGCAGCGCTTTCAAGCGTTGCAAAACCCGGTGTTGCTGATGGTCGGCGGCAATAGCCACCCGCGCCGCTATGCAACCGCGGAGAAATTGCAGCAGAGTCTGCCCGATAACCGGATCGGCATTCTTCCCGGTCAGCAGCACAGCGCGATGAGAACCGCGCCTGATTTGTTTGTTCAGCATGTCTTGGAATTTCTTACGCAATAA
- a CDS encoding MFS transporter produces MSVDSSRLPRAMMTNGLLQVVLIFAMTLPMLILYATSTLGPLLSEDLHFEPTAIGYLVMSSFGLAAVLSLWAGAIVDYVGARNALLVLFGAIAAAFTLIAAAQVFWSLIAATAICGIAQALANPATNLLIAQQIRPEQRARVVGLKQSGVQLAALFAGLVLPAVAFQYGWRTAFGVIAPAAMVFGLAALFVTPGQHVRSNKQLTYARPNALLSWLMAVQFSVGLALSAFVTFLPTFATQQDMPLAQADMLIALFGITGMLSRIVLTPLGAKLSDESYLLLALIAVAAAAIVLTMQAGPESHWRLWAGVAGMGLSAVATNAIAMSMLIRDSAFGLVTTASSYVSFAFFSGFALGPPLFGLLSSQSGSSSLGWSALIGLLCLACVMTLRLASARKRRAQASI; encoded by the coding sequence ATGTCAGTTGATTCCAGCCGGTTACCGCGCGCGATGATGACCAACGGCTTGTTGCAAGTGGTTCTGATTTTCGCCATGACATTGCCGATGCTCATTTTGTATGCCACCAGCACACTGGGGCCGTTGCTGAGTGAGGATTTGCATTTCGAACCGACCGCCATCGGTTATCTGGTCATGAGTTCGTTCGGCTTGGCGGCTGTTTTATCGCTGTGGGCGGGCGCGATCGTCGATTACGTCGGTGCGCGCAACGCCTTATTGGTGCTGTTTGGCGCGATTGCAGCGGCCTTTACGCTGATTGCGGCGGCGCAAGTATTTTGGAGTCTGATTGCAGCCACCGCGATTTGCGGTATCGCGCAAGCATTGGCGAATCCGGCAACTAATTTACTGATTGCGCAACAAATCCGGCCTGAGCAGAGGGCCAGGGTAGTGGGATTGAAGCAATCCGGCGTGCAGTTGGCCGCGTTGTTTGCCGGATTGGTATTACCGGCTGTCGCATTCCAATACGGTTGGCGTACCGCATTCGGTGTTATTGCGCCGGCCGCGATGGTATTCGGTCTTGCGGCGCTGTTCGTCACCCCCGGGCAACATGTCAGAAGCAACAAACAACTTACTTACGCGCGCCCGAATGCATTGCTGTCGTGGTTGATGGCGGTGCAATTCAGCGTCGGCTTGGCGCTTTCCGCGTTTGTCACATTTTTGCCAACTTTTGCCACGCAGCAAGACATGCCGCTGGCGCAGGCGGATATGCTCATCGCTTTGTTCGGCATTACCGGGATGTTGTCCCGAATCGTCCTGACGCCGCTGGGTGCGAAACTCAGCGATGAATCGTATTTGCTGCTTGCCCTCATTGCCGTTGCCGCTGCCGCAATCGTACTGACGATGCAAGCCGGTCCCGAGAGCCACTGGCGGCTATGGGCCGGAGTTGCCGGGATGGGATTGTCCGCGGTGGCAACCAACGCCATTGCGATGAGCATGTTGATCAGGGATTCCGCTTTCGGGCTGGTGACGACGGCATCCAGCTATGTTTCGTTTGCTTTCTTTTCCGGTTTTGCGCTCGGTCCGCCGCTCTTCGGTTTGTTATCCAGTCAATCGGGCAGCTCATCGCTCGGTTGGAGCGCACTGATCGGTTTATTGTGCCTGGCTTGCGTCATGACGCTGCGGCTGGCGTCGGCACGTAAGCGCCGTGCGCAAGCATCGATCTAG
- a CDS encoding acyl-CoA dehydrogenase family protein, whose amino-acid sequence MLPAFSTTTHTETAKRLAREVNTFVDAEIIPNELLLAQQGEQSLRLQSGLAHKARQAGLCGLFYPLSHGGKIASLEDYLLVAEQEGRTEFSQAIFASHTALDAHMLLKFGNEAIHEQFLQPLVSGDALPCYGMTEPGHSGSIPSLITTTAYLSNGHWHIDGRKWFISNANRATFMTVLARTAGKETALNQALSMIIVPTGTPGFKIERQLTMMGHSYGQGEVSLTAVQVPEHYLIGTCGGGLDLMNKRLGLGRLLRAMNWIGLAQRCMDLMGARIHSSRGKFSRLAEKQLVRQHIFNTYQAIAGARELIRIAARGVDAQNPDEIAINVAKMAASHALCIASDCAMQLYGAEGLSDLTPLYGINRIARTSRILDGNDESLISSVGRRLISHYQHHAVYSFD is encoded by the coding sequence ATGTTACCGGCGTTCAGCACAACAACCCATACGGAAACAGCCAAGCGATTGGCGCGTGAAGTCAACACCTTTGTCGATGCGGAGATCATCCCGAACGAGCTGTTGCTGGCGCAGCAAGGGGAGCAATCGCTGCGGCTGCAATCCGGTTTGGCGCATAAAGCCCGTCAGGCCGGCTTGTGCGGTTTGTTTTATCCGTTATCGCACGGCGGTAAAATCGCCTCGCTGGAAGATTATTTGCTGGTGGCCGAACAGGAAGGACGGACCGAGTTTTCACAAGCCATTTTTGCCAGCCACACCGCGCTTGACGCGCACATGCTGTTGAAGTTCGGCAACGAAGCGATCCATGAACAATTTCTGCAACCGCTGGTGAGCGGGGATGCGCTGCCCTGTTACGGCATGACCGAGCCCGGTCATAGCGGTTCGATCCCGAGCCTGATCACCACCACGGCGTATTTGTCCAACGGCCACTGGCATATCGACGGCAGGAAATGGTTTATTTCCAATGCCAACCGCGCCACTTTCATGACCGTTCTGGCGCGCACGGCCGGTAAAGAAACCGCGCTTAATCAGGCGCTGTCGATGATCATCGTGCCGACCGGTACACCGGGTTTTAAGATCGAGCGTCAACTCACGATGATGGGGCACTCGTACGGTCAAGGGGAAGTTTCCTTGACCGCGGTGCAAGTACCCGAACATTATCTGATCGGCACGTGTGGCGGCGGGCTGGATTTGATGAATAAACGGCTCGGCCTAGGCCGGTTGTTGCGCGCCATGAACTGGATAGGTCTGGCGCAGCGCTGCATGGATTTAATGGGCGCGCGCATTCATTCCAGCCGCGGAAAATTCAGCCGCCTGGCGGAGAAACAACTGGTGCGCCAGCATATCTTTAATACCTATCAGGCCATTGCCGGTGCGCGCGAACTGATTCGCATCGCAGCGCGCGGCGTAGACGCGCAAAATCCCGACGAAATCGCGATTAATGTCGCCAAAATGGCCGCTTCGCATGCGCTGTGCATCGCTTCCGATTGCGCGATGCAGCTTTATGGCGCCGAAGGTCTCAGTGACCTGACGCCACTTTATGGCATTAATCGTATCGCGCGCACTTCACGCATTCTGGACGGCAATGACGAATCGTTGATCAGTTCGGTCGGGCGGCGTCTGATCAGTCATTATCAGCACCACGCGGTGTACTCGTTCGATTGA